One genomic segment of Gemmatimonadaceae bacterium includes these proteins:
- a CDS encoding class I SAM-dependent methyltransferase, producing MPYRRFANQEYRNALQSWVEIPALLRALPVARGCRLLEVGCGRGVALTELARRCQPSRLVGIDIAPDLIALAQARLAHFGVSAELQVGDVRQLPFADGEFNVVIDFGTCYHIDQPGAALRQIARVLAAGGVFIHELPLAQLIAHPLRSGGRDLPWSECAELTGERRAGLWGSRRKAVVT from the coding sequence ATGCCCTATCGCCGCTTTGCCAATCAGGAGTATCGCAACGCGCTCCAGAGCTGGGTGGAGATCCCAGCCCTGCTCCGCGCCCTTCCCGTCGCGCGCGGGTGCCGCCTGCTCGAGGTGGGCTGCGGAAGGGGGGTCGCCCTCACCGAGCTCGCGCGGCGCTGCCAGCCATCGCGACTGGTGGGCATCGACATCGCCCCCGATCTCATCGCCCTGGCGCAAGCGCGCCTTGCGCACTTCGGCGTGAGCGCCGAGCTCCAGGTCGGCGACGTTCGGCAGCTGCCATTTGCCGACGGCGAGTTTAACGTCGTGATCGACTTCGGCACTTGTTATCACATCGACCAACCCGGCGCGGCGCTGCGCCAGATCGCCCGCGTGCTCGCCGCCGGCGGGGTGTTCATCCATGAATTGCCCCTGGCGCAGCTTATCGCCCATCCGCTTCGGAGTGGCGGTCGTGACCTGCCCTGGAGCGAATGCGCCGAGCTCACCGGCGAGAGGCGCGCCGGGCTGTGGGGCTCGCGCCGGAAAGCGGTAGTCACCTAA